One genomic region from Streptomyces sp. NBC_01431 encodes:
- a CDS encoding DUF3073 domain-containing protein: MGRGRAKAKQTKVARQLKYSSGGTDLSRLANELGASTPNPTVSQPPNAEPLEDEEDDPYARYAELYGNDDEDEDEESGPSSQRRGA, translated from the coding sequence ATGGGGCGCGGCCGGGCAAAGGCCAAGCAGACGAAGGTCGCCCGCCAGCTGAAGTACAGCAGCGGCGGGACTGACCTGTCGCGTCTGGCCAACGAGCTGGGCGCATCTACTCCGAACCCGACAGTGAGCCAACCGCCGAACGCGGAGCCACTGGAGGACGAGGAGGATGACCCGTACGCCCGCTATGCGGAGCTGTACGGGAACGACGACGAGGACGAGGACGAAGAGTCCGGTCCGTCGTCGCAGCGCCGCGGCGCTTGA
- the purM gene encoding phosphoribosylformylglycinamidine cyclo-ligase, translating into MSSETTGASYAAAGVDIEAGDRAVELMKEWVKKTKRPEVMGGLGGFAGLFDASALKRYERPLLASATDGVGTKVDLARKMGVYDTIGHDLVGMVVDDLVVCGAEPLFMTDYICVGKVHPERVAAIVKGIAEGCVLAGCALVGGETAEHPGLLGPDDFDVAGAGTGVVEYDQLLGADRIREGDAVIAMASSGLHSNGYSLVRHVVFDRAGMTLDQHVEEFGRTLGEELLEPTKIYSLDCLALTRTTEVHGFSHITGGGLANNLARVIPDHLHATVDRSTWTPGAVFDLVGTAGNVERLELEKTLNMGVGMMAIVPGASVDVALQTLADRGVDAWVAGEIRTRGEHRDGAELTGDYAK; encoded by the coding sequence ATGTCATCCGAGACCACTGGTGCCAGCTACGCAGCCGCGGGCGTCGACATCGAAGCGGGCGACCGCGCCGTCGAGTTGATGAAGGAGTGGGTGAAGAAGACGAAGCGGCCCGAGGTCATGGGCGGCCTCGGCGGATTCGCCGGACTCTTCGACGCCTCGGCCCTCAAGCGCTACGAGCGCCCGCTGCTCGCCTCCGCCACCGACGGCGTCGGCACGAAGGTCGACCTCGCCCGCAAGATGGGCGTGTACGACACCATCGGCCACGACCTCGTCGGCATGGTCGTGGACGACCTGGTCGTGTGCGGCGCCGAGCCGCTGTTCATGACCGACTACATCTGCGTGGGCAAGGTCCACCCCGAGCGCGTCGCGGCCATCGTGAAGGGCATCGCCGAAGGCTGTGTGCTCGCGGGCTGCGCGCTGGTCGGCGGCGAGACCGCGGAGCACCCGGGCCTGCTCGGCCCCGACGACTTCGATGTCGCCGGCGCCGGTACGGGGGTCGTCGAGTACGACCAGCTGCTCGGTGCGGACCGCATCCGCGAGGGCGACGCGGTCATCGCGATGGCGTCCTCCGGGCTTCACTCGAACGGGTACTCACTCGTACGGCATGTGGTGTTCGACCGGGCCGGGATGACCCTGGACCAGCACGTCGAGGAGTTCGGCCGGACCCTCGGCGAGGAGCTCCTGGAGCCCACCAAGATCTACTCGCTGGACTGCCTGGCCCTGACCCGCACCACCGAGGTGCACGGTTTCAGCCACATCACCGGCGGCGGCCTTGCAAACAACCTGGCCCGGGTCATCCCGGACCACCTGCACGCCACCGTCGACCGCTCGACGTGGACGCCGGGCGCGGTCTTCGACCTCGTGGGCACGGCGGGCAACGTCGAGCGGCTCGAACTGGAGAAGACGCTCAACATGGGCGTCGGCATGATGGCGATCGTCCCCGGAGCCTCGGTCGACGTCGCGCTCCAGACCCTCGCGGACCGGGGCGTGGACGCCTGGGTCGCCGGTGAGATCCGCACCCGGGGCGAGCACCGCGACGGCGCCGAGCTGACGGGCGACTACGCCAAGTAA
- a CDS encoding Leu/Phe/Val dehydrogenase, whose translation MTDVTGADDVLHTLFRADQGGHEQVVLCQERASGLKAVIAIHSTALGPALGGTRFYPYATEAEAIADALNLSRGMSYKNAMAGLDHGGGKAVIIGDPDAIEAPQRTELLLAYGRFVASLGGRYVTACDVGTYVADMDVVARTCEWTTGRSPENGGAGDSSVLTAFGVFQGMRASAQHVWGDPTLRGRKVAVAGVGKVGRHLVDHLLSDGAEVVITDVREESVRAIAARHPEVAVAPSTDALIRTEGLDIYAPCALGGALNDESVPVLTAKVVCGAANNQLAHPGVEKDLADRAILYAPDYVVNAGGVIQVADELHGFDFDRCKAKAAKIFDTTLAIFARAKEDGIPPAAAADRIAEQRMAEARQH comes from the coding sequence GTGACCGATGTGACCGGCGCCGATGACGTACTGCACACTCTGTTCCGCGCCGACCAGGGCGGCCACGAACAGGTCGTGCTGTGCCAGGAACGAGCCAGTGGGCTCAAGGCAGTCATCGCGATCCACTCCACCGCCCTGGGCCCGGCCCTGGGCGGGACGCGCTTCTACCCGTACGCGACCGAGGCGGAGGCCATCGCCGACGCCCTCAACCTGTCGCGCGGCATGTCGTACAAGAACGCCATGGCCGGGCTCGACCACGGCGGCGGCAAGGCCGTGATCATCGGCGACCCGGACGCGATCGAGGCCCCGCAAAGGACAGAACTGCTGCTGGCCTACGGCCGGTTCGTGGCGTCCCTCGGCGGGCGTTACGTGACGGCCTGCGACGTGGGCACCTATGTGGCCGACATGGACGTCGTGGCCCGTACCTGCGAGTGGACCACCGGCCGCTCCCCCGAGAACGGTGGCGCGGGCGACTCGTCGGTACTGACCGCCTTCGGCGTCTTCCAGGGCATGCGGGCCTCGGCCCAGCACGTGTGGGGCGACCCGACGCTGCGCGGCCGCAAGGTGGCCGTGGCGGGCGTCGGCAAGGTCGGCCGCCACCTCGTCGATCACCTGCTTTCGGACGGCGCCGAGGTCGTGATCACGGACGTGCGCGAGGAATCGGTACGCGCCATCGCCGCCCGGCACCCCGAGGTCGCCGTCGCCCCCTCCACGGACGCGCTGATCCGCACCGAGGGGCTCGACATCTACGCTCCGTGCGCGCTCGGCGGCGCCCTGAACGACGAGAGCGTGCCGGTGCTCACCGCCAAGGTGGTGTGCGGCGCGGCCAACAACCAGCTCGCGCACCCCGGCGTCGAGAAGGACCTCGCGGACCGCGCGATCCTGTACGCACCCGACTACGTGGTGAACGCGGGCGGTGTGATCCAGGTCGCCGACGAGCTCCACGGCTTCGACTTCGACCGCTGCAAGGCGAAGGCCGCGAAGATCTTCGACACCACGCTCGCCATATTCGCTCGTGCGAAGGAAGACGGCATTCCGCCGGCCGCCGCGGCCGACCGGATCGCCGAACAGCGGATGGCGGAGGCACGTCAACACTGA
- a CDS encoding cytochrome c biogenesis CcdA family protein has product MTPDIGYLAAFLGGLLALLSPCSALLLPAFFAYSISSRTKLLARTGIFYAGLATTLVPLGAAGSYAGRIFYGHRDQLVLIGGWLIVALGVAQIVGLGFASRRMTQLSGKIRPTTALSVYALGAVYGLAGFCAGPILGSVLTVAAVSGSPVYGGLLLAVYALGMAVPLFVLALLWERFELGGRKWLRGRIVRLGRFELHTTSLLSGLFFIALGALFLAYDGATALPGLLDVDDSYAVEEWTKGIGDAVPDWVLLMVLAAVAALVLGVRGWRGRTRASEET; this is encoded by the coding sequence ATGACCCCGGACATCGGCTACTTGGCCGCGTTCCTGGGCGGTCTCCTCGCGCTCCTGAGCCCGTGCAGCGCGCTGCTCCTGCCCGCGTTCTTCGCGTACTCGATCTCCAGCCGCACCAAGCTGCTCGCCCGGACCGGCATCTTCTACGCGGGCCTGGCGACCACGCTCGTCCCGCTGGGGGCGGCGGGCTCGTACGCGGGCCGGATCTTCTACGGCCACCGCGACCAGCTCGTGCTCATCGGCGGCTGGCTGATCGTCGCGCTCGGCGTGGCCCAGATCGTGGGCCTGGGCTTCGCGAGCCGCCGCATGACGCAGCTGTCGGGGAAGATCCGCCCCACGACCGCGCTCTCCGTCTACGCCCTCGGCGCGGTCTACGGCCTGGCGGGCTTCTGCGCGGGGCCGATCCTGGGCAGCGTCCTCACCGTGGCGGCGGTGAGCGGCAGCCCGGTCTACGGGGGCCTGCTGCTCGCGGTGTACGCGCTGGGCATGGCGGTGCCGCTCTTCGTCCTGGCGCTGCTCTGGGAACGCTTCGAACTGGGCGGCCGCAAGTGGCTGCGTGGCCGGATCGTGCGGCTGGGCCGCTTCGAACTCCACACCACGTCGCTGCTGTCGGGCCTCTTCTTCATCGCGCTGGGCGCGCTGTTCCTCGCGTACGACGGGGCGACGGCCCTGCCGGGGCTGCTGGACGTCGACGACTCGTACGCGGTGGAGGAGTGGACGAAGGGCATCGGCGACGCGGTCCCGGACTGGGTCTTGCTGATGGTCCTGGCGGCGGTGGCCGCGCTGGTCCTGGGCGTTCGCGGCTGGCGGGGCCGCACCCGCGCGTCGGAGGAAACCTGA
- the bldC gene encoding developmental transcriptional regulator BldC has product MTARTPDAEPLLTPAEVATMFRVDPKTVTRWAKAGKLTSIRTLGGHRRYREAEVRALLAGIPQQRSEA; this is encoded by the coding sequence ATGACCGCTCGCACCCCTGATGCCGAGCCGCTGCTGACCCCGGCTGAGGTCGCCACGATGTTCCGCGTGGACCCGAAGACGGTGACCCGCTGGGCCAAGGCTGGCAAGCTCACGTCCATCCGCACGCTGGGTGGGCATCGCCGGTACCGCGAGGCAGAGGTCCGCGCACTGCTGGCGGGTATTCCGCAGCAGCGTAGCGAGGCCTGA
- a CDS encoding DUF6274 family protein, with the protein MAQSSRHETRALLRAHLAAASGYRHLTRHCAVCHRLLRLAMEPAEAARPEDERPSNR; encoded by the coding sequence ATGGCGCAGTCGTCGAGGCACGAGACGCGGGCGCTGCTGCGCGCCCACCTGGCGGCCGCTTCGGGCTACCGCCACCTCACCCGCCACTGCGCCGTCTGCCACCGGCTCCTGCGGCTCGCCATGGAGCCCGCCGAGGCCGCGCGCCCCGAGGACGAAAGACCCTCCAACCGGTGA
- the purF gene encoding amidophosphoribosyltransferase produces the protein MPRGDGRLNHDLLPGEKGPQDACGVFGVWAPGEEVAKLTYFGLYALQHRGQESAGIAVSNGSQILVFKDMGLVSQVFDETSLGSLQGHIAVGHARYSTTGASVWENAQPTFRATAHGSIALGHNGNLVNTAQLAEMVAELPKENGRATQLAATNDTDLVTALLAGQTDDDGKPLTVEEAAAKVLPQVQGAFSLVFMDEQTLYCARDPQGIRPLVLGRLERGWVVASESAALDICGASFVREIEPGELVAIDENGLRTSRFADAKPKGCVFEYVYLARPDTDIAGRNVYLSRVEMGRKLAKEAPVEADLVIATPESGTPAAIGYAEASGIPYGSGLVKNAYVGRTFIQPSQTIRQLGIRLKLNPLKEVIRGKRLVVVDDSIVRGNTQRALVKMLREAGAAEVHIRISSPPVKWPCFFGIDFATRAELIANGMTIEEIGTSLGADSLSYISTDAMIEATTIPKDNLCRACFDGVYPMELPDPELLGKQLLESELASGPAATAAADALRRP, from the coding sequence GTGCCACGTGGTGACGGACGACTCAACCACGACCTGCTCCCCGGTGAGAAGGGCCCCCAGGACGCTTGCGGCGTCTTCGGTGTCTGGGCTCCGGGTGAAGAGGTCGCGAAGCTCACTTACTTCGGGCTCTACGCCCTCCAACATCGGGGCCAGGAATCCGCGGGCATCGCGGTCAGCAACGGCTCCCAGATCCTCGTCTTCAAGGACATGGGACTTGTCTCCCAGGTCTTCGACGAGACCTCGCTCGGTTCCCTCCAGGGTCATATCGCGGTCGGTCACGCCCGCTACTCGACCACGGGTGCCTCCGTGTGGGAGAACGCTCAGCCGACCTTCCGGGCGACCGCCCACGGCTCGATCGCGCTCGGACACAACGGCAACCTGGTGAACACCGCGCAGCTCGCGGAAATGGTCGCCGAGCTGCCCAAGGAGAACGGGCGGGCTACTCAGCTCGCCGCCACCAACGACACCGATCTGGTCACCGCGCTCCTGGCGGGCCAGACGGACGACGACGGCAAGCCGCTGACCGTCGAGGAAGCGGCCGCGAAGGTCCTTCCGCAGGTGCAGGGCGCCTTCTCGCTGGTCTTCATGGACGAGCAGACCCTCTACTGCGCCCGTGACCCGCAGGGCATCCGCCCGCTGGTCCTCGGTCGCCTGGAGCGCGGCTGGGTCGTCGCCTCCGAGAGCGCCGCTCTCGACATCTGCGGCGCCAGCTTCGTCCGCGAGATCGAGCCGGGCGAGCTCGTCGCCATCGACGAGAACGGTCTGCGCACGTCCCGATTTGCGGACGCGAAGCCCAAGGGCTGTGTCTTCGAGTACGTCTACCTGGCGCGCCCGGACACCGACATCGCGGGCCGCAACGTCTACCTCTCCCGAGTGGAGATGGGACGGAAACTCGCCAAGGAAGCACCGGTCGAGGCCGATCTCGTCATAGCGACTCCGGAGTCCGGCACCCCCGCCGCGATCGGATACGCGGAGGCCAGCGGCATCCCGTACGGCTCAGGACTGGTGAAGAACGCCTATGTGGGCCGTACGTTCATCCAGCCCTCGCAGACCATCCGCCAGCTCGGCATCCGGCTCAAGCTGAACCCGCTGAAGGAAGTCATCCGCGGCAAGCGCCTGGTGGTCGTGGACGACTCGATCGTCCGCGGCAACACCCAGCGCGCGCTCGTGAAGATGCTCCGTGAGGCGGGCGCCGCCGAGGTCCACATCCGGATCTCGTCGCCGCCGGTGAAGTGGCCCTGCTTCTTCGGCATCGACTTCGCGACCCGCGCGGAGCTGATCGCCAACGGCATGACCATCGAGGAGATCGGCACGTCCCTGGGCGCCGACTCGCTCTCGTACATCTCGACCGACGCGATGATCGAAGCGACGACGATCCCCAAGGACAACCTCTGCCGCGCCTGCTTCGACGGCGTGTACCCGATGGAGCTCCCCGACCCCGAGCTGCTCGGCAAGCAGCTTCTGGAGTCCGAGCTGGCTTCCGGCCCCGCCGCGACCGCGGCAGCCGACGCCCTGCGCCGCCCGTAA
- the hrpA gene encoding ATP-dependent RNA helicase HrpA, whose translation MSTSFADLQTLLDGASLRDAHRLGRRLEGARRIRKPEARQAVLDEIAAEAQKSAERIARRSARVPEVSYPEQLPVSQKKDDILQAIRDHQVVIVAGETGSGKTTQIPKICMELGRGVRGMIGHTQPRRIAARTVADRIAEELNTPLGEAVGWKVRFTDQVNQDATFVKLMTDGILLAEIQTDRELRAYDTIIIDEAHERSLNIDFLLGYLAQLLPRRPDLKVVITSATIDPERFSRHFGDAPIVEVSGRTYPVEVRYRPLLEEDSEDSDRDQITAICDAVDELQSAGPGDILVFLSGEREIRDTADALIKKNLRSTEVLPLYARLSHAEQHRVFQQHSGRRIVLATNVAETSLTVPGIKYVIDPGTARISRYSHRTKVQRLPIEPVSQASANQRKGRCGRTSDGICIRLYSEDDFLTRPEFTDAEILRTNLASVILQMTAAGLGDIEKFPFIDPPDHRNIRDGVQLLQELGALDPTEKDPKKRLTQQGRKLSQLPVDPRLARMVLEADRNGCVREVMVIAAALSIQDPRERPSDKQAQADQQHARFKDETSDFLAFLNLWRYVREQQKERGSSSFRRMCKQEYLNFLRIREWQDIYSQLRTVAKTMGIHLNEEDAPEQSVHTSLLAGLLSHIGLKDTDKNEYLGARSAKFAIFPGSALFKKQPKLVMSAELVETSRLWARVNAKIEPEWIEPLAQHLVKRTYSEPHWEKDQAAVMAYERVTLYGVPIVANRKVNYGRIDPEASRELFIRNALVEGDWRTHHKFFADNRKLLTEVEELEHRARRRDILVDDETLYDFYDRRVPEHVVSGAHFDSWWKHKKHDEPELLDFEREMLINEKAGAVTKDDYPDSWRQGPLKFRVTYQFEPGADADGVTVHIPLQVLNQVTDEGFDWQIPGLREEVVTELIRSLPKPIRRHYVPAPNYASKFLDRAVPLQEPLPVTLARELQRMVGVPVTADDFDLTRVPDHLKITFRIVDERRRKLAEDKDLEALKLQLRPKARQALSQAARATAGPSGESIERSGLTDWTIGTLTKVFETRRAGQPVKAFPALVDAGETVSVRLFDTEAEQQQAMWRGTRRLILLNIPVNPAKFASDKLTNQQKLALSRNPHGSIQALFDDCATAAADKLIADHGGPAWDEESFRKLYDKVRADLVDATVRTVGQVQQILAAWQACERRLKATNSLTLVGNVTDVRNQLAALVPPGFVTKTGLRRLPDLMRYLVAVDRRLQQMPTAVQRDTTRMEKVHEMQDEYAWLLEQLPQGRPVPQQVLDIRWMIEELRVSYFAHALGTAFPVSDKRIVKAIDAAAP comes from the coding sequence ATGTCTACTTCCTTCGCCGATCTCCAGACGCTGCTCGACGGGGCCTCGCTGCGCGACGCCCACCGTCTGGGCCGCCGTCTCGAAGGCGCCCGCCGCATCCGCAAGCCCGAGGCCCGGCAGGCCGTGCTCGACGAGATCGCCGCCGAGGCCCAGAAGTCCGCCGAGCGCATCGCCCGGCGGTCCGCCCGCGTGCCCGAGGTCAGCTACCCCGAGCAGCTCCCGGTCAGCCAGAAGAAGGACGACATCCTTCAGGCGATACGCGACCACCAGGTCGTGATCGTCGCGGGCGAGACCGGCTCGGGCAAGACCACCCAGATCCCGAAGATCTGCATGGAGCTGGGTCGCGGTGTCCGCGGGATGATCGGGCACACCCAGCCCCGCCGGATCGCGGCCCGCACGGTCGCGGACCGGATCGCCGAGGAGCTGAACACCCCGCTGGGCGAGGCGGTCGGCTGGAAGGTCCGGTTCACCGACCAGGTGAACCAGGACGCGACCTTCGTGAAGCTGATGACGGACGGCATCCTGCTCGCCGAGATCCAGACGGACCGCGAGCTGCGCGCCTACGACACGATCATCATCGACGAGGCCCACGAGCGGTCCCTCAACATCGACTTCCTGCTCGGCTATCTGGCCCAGCTGCTGCCCAGGCGCCCCGACCTCAAGGTCGTCATCACCTCGGCGACCATCGACCCGGAGCGCTTCTCGCGCCACTTCGGCGACGCGCCCATCGTGGAGGTCAGCGGGCGTACGTACCCCGTCGAGGTGCGCTACCGCCCCCTCCTCGAAGAGGACAGCGAGGACTCCGACCGCGACCAGATCACCGCGATCTGCGACGCCGTGGACGAGCTCCAGTCGGCGGGCCCCGGCGACATCCTGGTCTTCCTCTCCGGTGAACGCGAGATCCGCGACACGGCGGACGCGCTGATCAAGAAGAACCTCCGGTCGACGGAGGTGCTCCCCCTCTACGCACGCCTGAGCCACGCCGAGCAGCACCGCGTCTTCCAGCAGCACTCGGGCCGCCGGATCGTGCTCGCCACGAACGTCGCCGAGACCTCCCTCACCGTCCCGGGCATCAAGTACGTCATCGACCCCGGCACCGCCCGCATCTCGCGCTACAGCCACCGCACCAAGGTGCAGCGCCTGCCGATCGAGCCGGTCAGCCAGGCCAGCGCCAACCAGCGCAAGGGCCGCTGCGGCCGTACGTCCGACGGCATCTGCATCCGGCTGTACTCCGAGGACGACTTCCTCACCCGGCCGGAGTTCACCGACGCCGAGATCCTGCGTACGAACCTGGCCTCCGTCATCCTCCAGATGACCGCGGCCGGCCTCGGCGACATCGAGAAGTTCCCCTTCATCGACCCGCCGGACCACCGCAACATCCGTGACGGCGTCCAACTCCTACAGGAACTGGGCGCGTTGGACCCGACGGAGAAGGATCCGAAGAAGCGGCTGACCCAGCAGGGCCGCAAGCTGAGCCAGCTCCCCGTCGACCCGCGCCTGGCCCGCATGGTCCTGGAGGCCGACCGCAACGGCTGCGTACGCGAGGTCATGGTCATCGCGGCCGCGCTCTCCATCCAGGACCCGCGCGAGCGCCCCTCCGACAAGCAGGCGCAGGCCGACCAGCAGCACGCCCGCTTCAAGGACGAGACCAGCGACTTCCTGGCCTTCCTCAACCTGTGGCGGTACGTCCGCGAGCAGCAGAAGGAGCGCGGCTCGTCCTCGTTCCGCCGGATGTGCAAGCAGGAGTACCTGAACTTCCTGCGCATCCGCGAGTGGCAGGACATCTACTCGCAGCTGCGTACGGTCGCCAAGACCATGGGCATCCACCTGAACGAGGAGGACGCGCCCGAGCAGTCGGTGCACACCTCGCTCCTCGCCGGACTCCTCTCGCACATCGGCTTGAAGGACACCGACAAGAACGAGTACCTGGGCGCCCGCAGCGCGAAGTTCGCGATCTTCCCCGGCTCGGCGCTCTTCAAGAAGCAGCCGAAGCTCGTGATGTCGGCGGAGCTCGTGGAGACCTCGCGCCTGTGGGCCCGGGTCAACGCGAAGATCGAGCCCGAGTGGATCGAGCCGCTCGCCCAGCACCTGGTCAAGCGCACCTACAGCGAGCCGCACTGGGAGAAGGACCAGGCCGCGGTGATGGCGTACGAGCGCGTGACGCTGTACGGCGTGCCGATCGTCGCGAACCGCAAGGTGAACTACGGCCGCATCGACCCCGAGGCCTCGCGCGAGTTGTTCATCCGCAACGCCCTGGTCGAGGGCGACTGGCGCACGCACCACAAGTTCTTCGCCGACAACCGCAAACTCCTCACCGAGGTGGAGGAGCTGGAGCACCGGGCGCGGCGCCGCGACATCCTCGTGGACGACGAGACGCTGTACGACTTCTACGACCGGCGGGTGCCCGAACACGTCGTGTCCGGCGCGCACTTCGACTCCTGGTGGAAGCACAAGAAGCACGACGAGCCCGAACTCCTCGATTTCGAGCGCGAGATGCTCATCAACGAGAAGGCCGGGGCGGTCACCAAGGACGACTATCCGGACTCCTGGCGCCAGGGCCCGCTGAAGTTCCGGGTGACCTACCAGTTCGAGCCGGGCGCGGACGCGGACGGCGTGACCGTGCACATACCGCTCCAGGTCCTGAACCAGGTCACCGACGAGGGCTTCGACTGGCAGATTCCCGGCCTGCGCGAGGAGGTCGTCACGGAGCTGATCCGTTCCCTCCCCAAGCCGATCCGCCGCCATTACGTCCCGGCGCCGAACTACGCGTCGAAGTTCCTGGACCGGGCGGTGCCGTTGCAGGAGCCGCTGCCGGTCACCCTCGCCCGCGAGCTCCAGCGGATGGTGGGCGTCCCGGTCACGGCCGACGACTTCGACCTCACCCGGGTGCCGGACCACCTGAAGATCACCTTCCGGATCGTCGACGAACGGCGCCGCAAGCTCGCCGAGGACAAGGACCTGGAGGCGCTCAAGCTCCAGCTGCGCCCGAAGGCCCGTCAGGCCCTCTCGCAGGCCGCCAGGGCCACCGCGGGGCCCTCGGGCGAGTCCATCGAGCGCTCGGGCCTCACGGACTGGACGATCGGCACCCTGACGAAGGTCTTCGAAACCCGCAGGGCGGGCCAGCCGGTGAAGGCCTTCCCGGCGCTGGTCGACGCGGGCGAGACGGTCTCCGTACGCCTCTTCGACACGGAGGCCGAGCAGCAGCAGGCGATGTGGCGCGGCACCCGGAGGCTGATCCTGCTGAACATCCCGGTGAACCCCGCCAAGTTCGCCTCGGACAAGCTCACCAACCAGCAGAAGCTGGCCCTGTCCCGCAATCCGCACGGTTCGATCCAGGCGCTCTTCGACGACTGCGCGACGGCGGCCGCGGACAAGCTGATCGCGGACCACGGGGGCCCGGCCTGGGACGAGGAATCGTTCCGCAAGCTGTACGACAAGGTCCGCGCGGACCTGGTGGACGCGACGGTGCGCACGGTCGGACAGGTCCAGCAGATCCTGGCCGCCTGGCAGGCCTGTGAGCGCCGCCTGAAGGCCACGAACAGCCTGACCCTGGTCGGCAACGTGACGGACGTACGCAACCAGCTCGCGGCCCTCGTGCCGCCCGGCTTCGTGACGAAGACGGGGCTGCGCCGGCTACCCGACCTGATGCGCTACCTCGTCGCGGTGGACCGCCGGCTCCAGCAGATGCCGACGGCCGTCCAGCGCGACACCACGCGCATGGAGAAGGTCCACGAGATGCAGGACGAGTACGCGTGGCTGCTCGAACAGCTGCCGCAGGGGCGTCCGGTGCCGCAGCAGGTCCTGGACATCCGCTGGATGATCGAGGAACTGCGGGTGAGCTACTTCGCGCACGCGCTCGGCACGGCGTTCCCGGTCTCCGACAAGCGCATCGTGAAGGCGATCGACGCGGCGGCGCCGTAG
- a CDS encoding DsbA family protein, with protein MPKNTKPATPAKPAKAATSAKPAKAATSAKPAKAATSAKSRKPGPPPAKSRKPFLIGVAVVAAAAVLGIASYQATNPGPRPAVGDASSTDAAADTHPELTKLARRDARDPLAQGRADAPVVMIEYADFKCSYCGKFARDTEPQLVKKYVDNGTLRIEWRNFPIFGAESEAAARGAWAAGQQGRFWQFHAAAYAQGSKEKGFGAERVKELAKEAGVPDDARFAADLDSEAAKAAVKKDQDEAYGLGASSTPSFLINGRPLAGAQPMDEFAQAVEAAKAAAKK; from the coding sequence ATGCCCAAGAACACGAAGCCCGCCACGCCCGCGAAGCCCGCGAAGGCTGCCACGTCCGCGAAGCCCGCGAAGGCTGCCACGTCCGCGAAGCCCGCGAAGGCTGCCACGTCCGCCAAGTCCCGCAAGCCCGGCCCGCCGCCCGCCAAGTCCCGCAAGCCGTTCCTGATCGGGGTGGCCGTGGTGGCCGCCGCGGCCGTCCTCGGGATCGCCTCCTACCAGGCGACCAACCCCGGCCCCCGGCCCGCGGTCGGCGACGCCTCCTCCACCGACGCGGCCGCCGACACCCACCCCGAGCTGACGAAGCTGGCCCGCCGTGACGCCAGGGACCCGCTGGCCCAGGGCCGCGCGGACGCCCCCGTCGTGATGATCGAGTACGCCGACTTCAAGTGCTCGTACTGCGGGAAGTTCGCCCGCGACACCGAGCCGCAGTTGGTGAAGAAGTACGTCGACAACGGCACCCTGCGCATCGAGTGGCGCAACTTCCCGATCTTCGGCGCCGAGTCCGAGGCGGCCGCGCGCGGGGCCTGGGCGGCCGGGCAGCAGGGGAGGTTCTGGCAGTTCCACGCGGCGGCGTACGCGCAGGGCTCGAAGGAGAAGGGGTTCGGCGCGGAGCGCGTCAAGGAACTCGCCAAGGAAGCGGGCGTGCCGGACGACGCCCGCTTCGCGGCGGACCTCGACAGCGAGGCCGCCAAGGCGGCGGTGAAGAAGGACCAGGACGAGGCGTACGGCCTGGGCGCCAGCTCCACCCCCTCGTTCCTGATCAACGGCCGTCCGCTGGCGGGCGCCCAGCCGATGGACGAGTTCGCGCAGGCCGTCGAGGCGGCGAAGGCGGCGGCGAAGAAATGA